A genome region from Candidatus Latescibacterota bacterium includes the following:
- a CDS encoding sigma 54-interacting transcriptional regulator gives MTSNTDIILDSIADGVFTIDLDWRITSFNKAAERITGIPRSVAIGKFCAEVMRAMVCESACVLKRTMDSGHQVVNEEITIVKPDGEPVVVSVSTALLRDAEGNVIGGVETFRDLSVLKELRRELLGKNRFMDIISKSHLMKRLFDILPEVAESESTVMIGGDSGTGKELFARAIHDLSPRRKERIIAVNCGALPDTLLEAELFGYKAGAFTDAKKDKPGRFALAAGGTIFLDEIGDISQAMQVKLLRVLQEKVYEPLGGTVPVKADVRVITATNRDLDELVKNGEFRRDLFYRINVIRIDIPPLKERKEDIPLLVDHFICRFNKIRSRNLTGITPGALADIMQHDFPGNVRELENIIEHAFVLCKKGNVGVKHLPSYLRRRSTDLESKPEDIDTIERKYILEALKNSDWNRSKAADALGMH, from the coding sequence ATGACTTCCAATACCGACATAATCCTCGATAGCATCGCCGATGGCGTCTTTACGATCGATCTCGATTGGCGGATCACATCTTTCAATAAGGCTGCCGAACGTATCACCGGGATCCCCCGCTCCGTGGCGATCGGGAAATTCTGCGCTGAGGTGATGAGGGCGATGGTGTGTGAGAGCGCATGCGTATTGAAGAGGACGATGGACAGCGGACATCAGGTGGTCAACGAGGAGATAACTATTGTAAAGCCTGATGGTGAGCCTGTCGTCGTCTCTGTCTCGACCGCTCTTCTAAGGGATGCTGAGGGCAATGTCATCGGTGGTGTGGAGACATTCAGGGATCTGAGTGTACTCAAAGAGCTCAGGAGAGAACTGCTCGGCAAGAACCGTTTCATGGATATCATCAGCAAGAGTCACCTGATGAAAAGGTTGTTCGACATCCTTCCCGAGGTCGCCGAGAGCGAAAGCACTGTGATGATCGGTGGTGACAGTGGTACGGGGAAAGAGCTTTTTGCCCGGGCCATACACGACCTGAGTCCGAGGCGCAAGGAGAGGATCATAGCGGTCAATTGCGGCGCCCTTCCGGACACTCTTCTGGAGGCAGAGCTATTCGGCTACAAGGCAGGAGCCTTTACAGACGCGAAAAAGGACAAGCCGGGCAGGTTCGCGCTAGCCGCGGGTGGGACGATCTTTCTCGATGAGATAGGGGATATCAGCCAGGCCATGCAGGTGAAACTGCTGAGGGTACTTCAGGAAAAAGTCTACGAACCGCTTGGCGGGACCGTGCCGGTAAAGGCCGATGTAAGGGTCATCACAGCGACGAACAGGGATCTGGATGAGCTTGTAAAAAATGGTGAATTCAGGCGCGACCTGTTTTACAGGATCAATGTGATTCGGATCGACATCCCTCCGCTTAAGGAGAGAAAAGAGGATATCCCCCTGCTTGTGGACCATTTCATCTGCCGGTTCAACAAGATCAGGAGCAGGAATCTGACCGGGATAACCCCGGGAGCCCTGGCCGACATCATGCAGCACGATTTTCCCGGAAATGTCAGAGAACTGGAGAATATCATCGAGCATGCTTTTGTCCTCTGCAAAAAAGGGAATGTCGGAGTAAAACACCTTCCGTCCTACCTCAGGCGCCGCTCGACCGACCTTGAAAGCAAACCGGAAGACATCGATACTATCGAAAGAAAGTATATCCTCGAAGCACTTAAAAACAGCGATTGGAACCGGTCGAAGGCTGCTGACGCTCTCGGTATGCAT